A window from Shewanella livingstonensis encodes these proteins:
- a CDS encoding HD-GYP domain-containing protein — protein sequence MNDSVESSNVIKIPTDKLALGMFVTAIDHQLNKVAIRNPGQIKHRDAIAKLKKNNIALVWVDVDRSSDNCGLKKAPRSSSASSPLMRKATVTRDVQQLQAKKLLAEAKGLIQKVMSETFGGKAIDVDQFEDVADKMIESVMDDADAFKCISALRTKDAYLLEHSINVAFLLVTFGKHLNLDRELLKQMAVGGILHDIGKIQVDNEILHKPGKLTPEEFEHMKLHQYYAMEIMNETKGLSQVSKDVCLMHHEKLDGKGYPNGLKGEQLPQHGRMSCIVDIFDALTAARCYKEAMSPAAAFKILISLTPFHLDQKLVYEFIRCVGIYPVGSIVQLSDQRVGIVWDSKGRDALHPIVKCFYSIKHKRYTEVVMIDLVKSELHIERGVSPGSLDVDPSPFY from the coding sequence ATGAATGATTCTGTTGAATCAAGCAACGTCATCAAAATCCCCACAGATAAACTTGCTTTAGGCATGTTTGTTACGGCGATAGATCATCAGCTCAATAAAGTCGCCATTCGTAACCCTGGCCAAATCAAACATCGTGATGCAATCGCAAAACTGAAGAAAAATAATATTGCACTGGTGTGGGTCGATGTCGATAGGTCGTCAGATAATTGTGGCTTAAAAAAAGCCCCGAGATCAAGCTCTGCTAGTAGTCCGCTGATGCGTAAAGCCACGGTAACTCGAGATGTTCAGCAGCTACAAGCTAAAAAATTACTTGCCGAAGCAAAAGGATTAATCCAAAAAGTAATGTCCGAAACCTTCGGTGGTAAAGCCATCGATGTGGATCAATTTGAAGATGTCGCCGATAAAATGATTGAGTCGGTTATGGACGATGCCGATGCGTTTAAGTGTATCTCTGCTTTACGTACCAAAGATGCTTATTTACTCGAACATTCTATTAATGTTGCTTTTTTACTGGTGACATTTGGCAAACACCTCAATCTTGATCGTGAACTGTTAAAGCAGATGGCAGTAGGTGGGATTTTACATGATATCGGTAAAATTCAAGTCGATAACGAAATATTGCACAAACCTGGCAAGCTAACGCCAGAAGAATTTGAACACATGAAATTGCATCAATACTATGCAATGGAAATCATGAACGAAACAAAAGGACTATCACAAGTCAGTAAAGATGTGTGCTTAATGCACCATGAAAAGCTTGATGGTAAAGGCTATCCTAACGGCTTAAAGGGCGAGCAACTTCCCCAGCATGGACGTATGAGTTGTATTGTTGATATTTTTGATGCACTAACCGCTGCCCGTTGCTACAAAGAAGCCATGAGCCCTGCTGCAGCATTTAAAATACTCATCAGCTTGACCCCATTTCATCTCGATCAAAAACTGGTATATGAGTTTATTCGTTGTGTGGGCATTTATCCTGTTGGTTCCATCGTGCAGTTATCGGATCAACGTGTGGGAATAGTATGGGACTCTAAAGGGCGTGATGCGTTGCATCCCATTGTGAAGTGTTTTTATTCAATTAAGCATAAACGTTACACCGAAGTCGTTATGATTGATTTAGTTAAATCGGAGTTACATATTGAGCGCGGTGTATCACCTGGATCGCTCGATGTTGATCCCAGTCCGTTTTACTAA